From one Natronorubrum sediminis genomic stretch:
- a CDS encoding pyridoxal-phosphate-dependent aminotransferase family protein, which translates to MKFTPGPTTIPPAVRDAMAEPQPNPNIDPAFAERYDAVCRKLETVYDTSHDVVVPGGEGILGLESAIASLIEPGDRVLCISNGLYGDGFADFVDSYDGQAELVSAPYDEGYDLGAIETTLEDADAAGEPFTVATMVHCETPTGTLNDMGPVLDLLEEHDVLSVVDAVSSLGGTPVPTDRIDVCLGASQKCFSAPSGLTTAAVSDRAWEQMAARDPSSRYTNLLLWRDVSDGFPYTHLTANVSALDAALDLVLEEGLEAVYDRHEEAAARCRARGDALGLELYPDPERASPTVTAFHLPGEATRVQQQVADEAGIVLATGLGELADDILRLGHMGYNADTEKVDRAMDAVEAALE; encoded by the coding sequence ATGAAGTTCACGCCAGGGCCGACGACGATTCCGCCCGCAGTCAGAGACGCGATGGCCGAGCCACAACCGAACCCGAATATCGATCCGGCGTTCGCCGAGCGATACGACGCAGTCTGCCGAAAACTCGAGACCGTCTACGACACGTCCCACGACGTGGTCGTTCCCGGCGGCGAGGGGATCCTCGGCCTCGAGTCAGCAATCGCCTCGCTGATCGAACCCGGCGACCGCGTCCTCTGCATTTCGAACGGCCTCTACGGTGACGGTTTCGCGGACTTCGTCGACTCCTACGATGGCCAGGCTGAACTGGTCTCCGCACCGTACGACGAGGGCTACGATCTCGGGGCGATCGAGACGACGCTCGAGGACGCCGACGCTGCCGGCGAGCCGTTCACCGTCGCGACGATGGTCCACTGCGAGACGCCGACGGGAACGCTCAACGACATGGGACCCGTGCTGGATTTGCTCGAGGAACACGACGTGCTCAGCGTCGTCGACGCCGTCTCGTCGCTCGGCGGCACGCCGGTCCCGACCGATCGAATCGACGTCTGTCTCGGGGCCTCCCAGAAGTGTTTCAGCGCACCCTCGGGACTGACGACTGCAGCGGTCAGCGACCGGGCGTGGGAGCAGATGGCGGCCCGCGATCCCTCCTCGCGCTACACTAACCTCCTGCTCTGGCGGGACGTCTCCGACGGATTCCCCTACACGCACCTCACCGCGAACGTGAGCGCGCTCGACGCGGCCCTCGATCTGGTCCTCGAGGAGGGCCTCGAGGCCGTTTACGACCGTCACGAGGAGGCCGCCGCCCGGTGTCGAGCGCGCGGCGACGCGCTCGGCCTCGAGTTGTATCCCGACCCCGAGCGCGCATCGCCCACCGTGACGGCGTTTCACCTGCCGGGCGAAGCGACGCGCGTACAACAGCAGGTCGCCGACGAGGCCGGAATCGTGCTCGCGACGGGGCTCGGCGAGTTAGCCGACGACATCCTTCGACTTGGCCACATGGGATACAACGCCGACACGGAGAAAGTCGACCGCGCGATGGACGCCGTCGAAGCCGCGCTCGAGTAA
- a CDS encoding DNA-directed RNA polymerase subunit epsilon — MRDDGADLGSGVDQPRAVGDDPQREFAEKRRLETRPGSGALSRADVQRDSTVRQWGVVTPSATVIGRAETPDSDLSERIRRLHDEQHGATPGYSERAHRLDRLRTTQALCNALEVTPWQRDLALGVMDEIDLTEFGSQRAIPKVALVVIRHVVDEDRKRYFGLDDIDAQSLSADRMDELFGQYRAHDITDEETFKRLAAEYGLETTNLNRLRRVLKSQLEDELPAYGRNPYRDPNLPAVTGTNDGGSDGASATAGGDAETE; from the coding sequence ATGAGAGACGACGGGGCCGACCTCGGTTCGGGCGTCGATCAGCCACGAGCCGTCGGTGACGACCCACAGCGTGAGTTCGCCGAAAAGCGCCGCCTCGAGACCCGTCCCGGGTCCGGCGCGTTGTCTCGCGCGGACGTCCAACGTGATTCGACGGTCCGCCAGTGGGGCGTCGTCACGCCGAGTGCGACGGTCATCGGCCGTGCGGAAACCCCCGACTCGGACCTCTCCGAACGCATCCGTCGCCTCCACGACGAACAACACGGGGCGACCCCGGGCTACAGCGAGCGCGCCCACAGACTCGATCGACTGCGAACGACGCAGGCGTTGTGCAACGCACTCGAGGTGACGCCGTGGCAACGCGACCTCGCACTCGGCGTCATGGACGAGATCGATCTGACCGAGTTCGGGAGCCAACGAGCGATTCCGAAGGTCGCACTCGTCGTGATCCGTCACGTCGTCGACGAGGATCGAAAACGGTACTTCGGCCTCGACGACATCGACGCGCAGTCGCTGTCGGCCGATCGGATGGACGAACTGTTCGGCCAGTACCGGGCACACGATATCACTGACGAAGAGACGTTCAAACGGCTTGCCGCGGAGTACGGCCTCGAGACGACGAATCTGAATCGGCTCCGACGCGTCCTCAAGTCCCAACTCGAGGATGAGCTGCCAGCCTACGGTCGGAACCCGTACCGAGATCCGAATCTACCGGCCGTCACGGGGACGAACGACGGAGGAAGCGACGGCGCGAGCGCAACTGCGGGCGGAGACGCGGAGACAGAATAG
- a CDS encoding nucleotidyltransferase domain-containing protein gives MATVPDHVSEGVDSLLSTLERKHDIEISLAVARGSHAWGGASSASDYDVGFVYAARDLRRYAHLEEPPSTIHARGDEIGNGRRDAESEPQGQRDAEIDLQGWDVRTFARLLAESNDGAIDFLRSPIRYREEYDPADLAAYVERTYNPMALYHAWRGIATNNYRKYISHHLVRSDDTLFPIVEVNADGDAYVVETDDGTTTVSADDERFSETQTRPTVKRNLLICRAAMAARYLEATGERGDHELPALEFETFLTEQAPTVFTDERIERARGLLERKRAGDGDVTIGDTVGRNFAHPSGEIDPAVHARDGPERERLDEFVDDYIETTGESSVL, from the coding sequence ATGGCCACCGTTCCGGACCACGTCTCTGAGGGCGTCGACAGTCTGTTGAGCACGCTCGAGCGAAAGCACGACATCGAAATTTCGCTGGCGGTCGCACGCGGCAGTCACGCGTGGGGCGGAGCGAGTTCGGCGAGCGACTACGACGTGGGCTTCGTCTACGCGGCGAGAGATTTGCGTCGGTACGCCCACCTCGAGGAGCCCCCGTCGACGATCCACGCGCGAGGGGACGAAATCGGAAACGGTCGACGGGACGCAGAGAGCGAACCGCAGGGACAACGGGATGCGGAGATCGACCTCCAGGGCTGGGACGTCCGAACGTTCGCGCGGTTGCTCGCCGAGTCGAACGACGGCGCGATCGACTTCCTCAGAAGTCCGATTCGCTACCGCGAGGAGTACGATCCGGCGGACCTCGCCGCGTACGTCGAACGGACGTACAACCCGATGGCCCTCTATCACGCGTGGCGGGGAATTGCGACCAACAACTACCGCAAGTACATTTCACACCACCTGGTGCGGTCCGACGATACCCTCTTTCCGATCGTCGAAGTGAACGCGGACGGCGACGCGTACGTCGTCGAGACCGACGACGGAACGACGACCGTTTCGGCCGACGACGAGCGATTCAGCGAAACGCAGACCAGACCGACGGTCAAACGAAACCTACTGATCTGCCGGGCCGCGATGGCCGCCCGGTATCTCGAGGCAACCGGCGAACGAGGCGATCACGAGTTGCCCGCCCTCGAGTTCGAGACGTTCCTCACCGAGCAGGCACCCACCGTCTTCACCGACGAGCGAATCGAACGCGCCCGAGGGCTACTCGAGCGAAAGCGAGCGGGTGACGGGGACGTGACGATCGGTGACACCGTTGGACGGAACTTCGCACACCCCTCCGGAGAGATCGATCCGGCCGTGCACGCTCGAGACGGCCCCGAACGCGAGCGACTGGACGAATTCGTCGACGATTACATCGAGACGACTGGCGAGTCGTCTGTTCTTTAA